A DNA window from Streptococcus mutans contains the following coding sequences:
- a CDS encoding folate family ECF transporter S component: protein MNTMFKSPKLSPQRLVTLAMLIALAFAIGKLSIPIIPQQLIISPTFIVNVMIGMIGGPIWAFISLAILDIVDNLSSGAGNFIIWWTLLEAVQGLFYGLFFYQKSLSWTNKKDWLHVTIATAIIMLIGSFIFTPLLVQIYYGVPFWAQFAAGRWLKIFEIPIRILVTMAIMPQLQRIPELRKLANFK from the coding sequence ATGAATACTATGTTTAAATCACCTAAGCTTAGTCCGCAGCGCTTGGTCACTCTGGCCATGTTGATTGCCTTAGCTTTTGCTATTGGAAAACTTTCCATCCCCATTATTCCCCAACAACTGATTATCAGCCCAACTTTCATTGTTAATGTGATGATTGGTATGATTGGTGGACCAATCTGGGCCTTCATCAGTTTGGCTATTTTGGATATAGTGGACAACCTATCCAGTGGTGCAGGTAACTTTATTATCTGGTGGACACTGCTAGAAGCCGTTCAAGGATTATTTTATGGACTTTTCTTTTATCAAAAATCGCTGAGCTGGACAAATAAAAAAGACTGGCTACACGTTACTATTGCTACAGCAATCATTATGCTTATCGGAAGCTTTATCTTCACTCCCTTGCTCGTCCAGATTTACTATGGTGTCCCATTTTGGGCACAATTTGCAGCAGGGCGTTGGTTAAAAATCTTTGAAATCCCTATTCGGATCCTAGTCACTATGGCAATTATGCCTCAGTTGCAGCGGATTCCAGAATTACGAAAACTTGCAAATTTTAAATAG
- a CDS encoding D-alanine--D-alanine ligase, whose amino-acid sequence MSKETLVLLYGGRSAERDVSVLSAESVMRAINYDNFLVKTYFITQAGDFIKTQEFDSQPSETDKLMTNDTIIASQKIKPSDIYEEEAVVFPVLHGPMGEDGSIQGFLEVLKMPYVGTNILSSSVAMDKITTKQVLESATTIPQVAYVALIEGEPLESKLAEVEEKLIYPVFVKPANMGSSVGISKAENRTDLKQAIALALKYDSRVLIEQGVDAREIEVGILGNTDVKTTLPGEIVKVVAFYDYEAKYIDNKITMAIPAEIDPVIVEKMRDYAATAFRTLGCCGLSRCDFFLTEDGKVYLNELNTMPGFTQWSMYPLLWENMGLSYSVLIEELVSLAKEMFDKRESHLV is encoded by the coding sequence ATGTCTAAAGAAACGCTTGTTTTATTATATGGTGGCCGTTCTGCAGAACGCGATGTTTCTGTGCTCTCAGCTGAGAGTGTCATGCGAGCCATAAATTATGACAACTTTTTAGTCAAAACTTATTTCATTACGCAAGCGGGTGACTTTATTAAGACGCAAGAATTTGATAGTCAACCATCAGAAACTGATAAACTGATGACAAATGACACGATTATTGCTTCTCAAAAAATTAAGCCAAGTGATATTTATGAGGAAGAAGCAGTTGTTTTTCCTGTTCTTCATGGGCCTATGGGAGAGGATGGTTCTATTCAGGGCTTTCTTGAAGTTTTAAAAATGCCTTATGTGGGAACCAATATTCTGTCATCTAGTGTAGCTATGGATAAGATTACAACAAAGCAAGTTTTAGAAAGTGCGACTACTATTCCTCAAGTAGCTTATGTTGCTCTTATTGAAGGCGAGCCTTTAGAAAGCAAGTTGGCAGAAGTTGAAGAGAAATTGATTTATCCTGTATTTGTTAAGCCAGCTAATATGGGTTCTAGTGTTGGTATTTCTAAAGCAGAAAATCGCACTGACTTAAAACAAGCTATTGCACTTGCTTTGAAGTATGACAGTCGTGTTTTAATTGAACAAGGTGTGGATGCGCGTGAGATTGAGGTTGGTATTTTAGGAAATACTGATGTTAAAACAACTTTACCGGGAGAGATTGTCAAAGTTGTGGCTTTTTATGATTACGAAGCCAAGTATATTGATAATAAGATCACCATGGCTATTCCGGCAGAAATAGATCCTGTTATCGTTGAAAAAATGCGGGATTATGCTGCAACAGCTTTCCGAACTTTGGGCTGCTGTGGACTTTCTCGCTGTGATTTCTTCCTAACAGAGGATGGGAAAGTTTATTTGAATGAACTCAACACTATGCCCGGCTTTACTCAGTGGTCTATGTATCCTCTTCTTTGGGAAAATATGGGGCTGTCTTATTCAGTTTTGATTGAAGAATTAGTTAGTCTTGCTAAAGAAATGTTTGACAAACGCGAAAGCCATTTGGTTTAA
- the recR gene encoding recombination mediator RecR, with translation MLYPTPIAKLIESFTKLPGIGIKTATRLAFYTIGMSDEDVNNFAKNLLAAKRELTYCFVCGNLTDDDPCNICTDESRDRSTVLVVEDSKDVSAMEKIQEYHGLYHVLHGLISPMNGIGPDDINLKSLLTRLRDNSDIHEVIIATNATADGEATAMYISRVLKPAGITVTRLARGLAVGSDIEYADEVTLLRAIENRTEL, from the coding sequence ATGCTCTACCCAACGCCTATTGCCAAACTTATTGAGAGTTTCACAAAATTACCGGGTATTGGTATCAAAACAGCGACTCGCTTAGCTTTTTATACAATTGGTATGAGTGATGAAGACGTTAATAACTTTGCTAAAAATCTTCTAGCTGCTAAACGAGAATTGACCTACTGTTTTGTTTGTGGCAATCTGACAGATGATGATCCTTGCAATATTTGTACAGATGAAAGCAGAGACCGCTCAACTGTTTTAGTAGTTGAAGATAGTAAGGATGTTTCTGCAATGGAAAAAATTCAGGAATATCATGGTCTTTATCATGTTTTACACGGCCTGATTTCTCCTATGAATGGTATTGGTCCTGATGATATTAATTTGAAAAGTCTTCTGACACGCCTACGTGATAATAGTGATATTCATGAAGTCATTATCGCAACTAATGCCACAGCAGATGGAGAAGCAACGGCTATGTATATTTCCAGAGTTCTCAAACCTGCTGGTATTACAGTTACACGTTTAGCACGTGGGCTTGCTGTTGGTTCTGACATTGAGTATGCTGATGAAGTAACTCTGCTTCGAGCAATTGAAAACAGGACAGAGTTATAA
- the pbp2b gene encoding penicillin-binding protein PBP2B: protein MVSQKNKSKKGQSKTFTLISNRINLLFFLIVALFTVLLLRLAQMQLYDAKFYKSKLTESTTYTIKTSSPRGQIYDAKGVALVENEVKEVVAFTRSNTMTAKDIKANAKKLADMVTLTESKVTKRQKKDYYLADPKNYQKIVKKLPNNKKYDNFGNNLTESKIYANAVKAVPNSAIDYSEDEKKIIHIFSQMNATSVFNTASLTTGDLTAEQIAVLATSKSDLKGISVKTDWERKTDKNSITSIIGKVSSQKTGLPAEEANNYVKKGYSLNDRVGTSYLEKQYENDLQGSRTVQAIKVNKEGKIISDKTTAKGTKGKNLKLTLDLEFQKGVEQILNQYFNSELASGNTKYSEGVYAVVLNPNTGAVLSMAGLEHDLKTGEVSSNALGAVTEVFTPGSVVKGATLTAGWENGVLSGNQVLNDQPIQFAGSSPINSWFTNGLTPLTASQSLEYSSNTYMVQLALKLMGQDYHSGMTLSTDGYKEAMEKLRATYAQYGLGVSTGIDLPGESKGYTPEHYDPSNVLTESFGQFDNYTAMQLAQYAAAVANGGKRIAPHLVEGIYDNNKTGGLGNLVQSIDTKVLNNVSISSDDMGIIKEGFYNVVNGGSYATGKTLAKGASVPISAKTGTAEAYVTGDDGKSVYTSNLNVVAYAPSSNPQIAVAVVLPHETDLHGTTSHAITRDIINLYQKMYPMNQ from the coding sequence ATGGTATCCCAAAAAAATAAATCTAAAAAGGGTCAATCTAAAACGTTTACCTTAATTTCAAATAGAATTAATCTCCTATTTTTTTTGATTGTCGCTTTGTTTACTGTTTTGCTTTTGAGGTTAGCTCAGATGCAGCTTTATGATGCAAAGTTTTACAAATCTAAATTGACAGAGTCAACAACATATACTATAAAAACCTCCAGCCCTCGCGGACAAATTTATGACGCTAAAGGGGTGGCTTTAGTTGAAAACGAGGTTAAAGAGGTTGTTGCCTTTACAAGAAGCAATACCATGACTGCCAAGGATATTAAAGCAAATGCAAAAAAGTTAGCAGATATGGTGACTTTAACTGAATCTAAGGTAACCAAACGTCAGAAAAAAGATTACTATCTGGCAGATCCAAAAAATTATCAAAAAATCGTTAAAAAATTACCAAATAATAAAAAATATGATAACTTTGGAAATAACCTAACGGAATCGAAGATCTATGCAAATGCTGTTAAAGCAGTTCCAAACAGTGCTATTGATTATTCTGAAGATGAGAAAAAAATCATTCATATTTTCAGCCAGATGAATGCAACCTCTGTTTTTAATACAGCTTCGTTAACAACAGGAGATTTAACAGCTGAGCAAATTGCAGTATTGGCTACAAGCAAATCAGATTTAAAGGGAATCTCTGTTAAGACTGACTGGGAACGTAAAACAGATAAAAATTCCATTACTTCTATTATCGGTAAAGTTTCCAGTCAAAAAACCGGTCTGCCTGCTGAAGAAGCCAATAACTATGTTAAAAAAGGTTATTCTCTGAATGACCGCGTTGGAACATCTTATCTTGAAAAGCAATATGAAAACGATTTGCAAGGTAGTCGTACTGTTCAAGCAATCAAGGTTAACAAAGAAGGTAAAATTATCAGTGATAAGACCACTGCCAAAGGGACTAAAGGAAAAAATCTTAAGTTGACCCTTGATCTTGAATTTCAAAAGGGTGTTGAACAAATTCTTAACCAATATTTTAATTCTGAATTAGCATCTGGAAATACCAAGTATTCTGAAGGCGTTTATGCTGTTGTTCTTAACCCGAACACAGGTGCAGTTCTTTCTATGGCTGGTTTGGAACATGACCTTAAAACGGGCGAAGTATCTTCTAATGCTCTTGGAGCGGTTACTGAAGTCTTTACTCCGGGTTCCGTTGTTAAAGGAGCGACTTTGACAGCTGGTTGGGAAAACGGTGTCTTATCAGGCAATCAAGTACTCAATGACCAGCCTATTCAATTTGCGGGTTCAAGCCCTATTAACTCTTGGTTTACCAATGGTTTAACTCCTCTTACAGCAAGTCAATCCTTAGAGTATTCTTCTAATACTTATATGGTTCAATTGGCTTTAAAATTAATGGGACAAGATTATCATAGTGGTATGACCTTATCAACAGATGGCTATAAGGAAGCTATGGAGAAATTAAGAGCTACTTATGCTCAATATGGTTTGGGTGTCTCAACAGGAATTGACCTTCCGGGAGAGTCAAAGGGCTATACGCCAGAACATTATGATCCTTCTAATGTTTTAACAGAATCATTTGGGCAGTTTGATAACTATACGGCTATGCAGCTGGCACAATATGCTGCAGCTGTCGCAAATGGTGGCAAACGTATTGCTCCCCATTTGGTTGAAGGTATCTATGATAATAATAAAACAGGCGGTTTAGGAAATCTTGTTCAATCTATTGACACCAAGGTTTTAAATAATGTTTCTATCTCTAGCGATGACATGGGGATTATCAAGGAAGGTTTCTATAATGTTGTTAACGGTGGTAGTTATGCAACAGGGAAGACTCTTGCAAAAGGTGCAAGTGTTCCTATTTCGGCAAAAACAGGGACAGCCGAAGCTTACGTGACAGGAGATGATGGTAAATCTGTTTATACATCCAATTTAAACGTTGTTGCTTATGCACCAAGCAGCAATCCTCAAATTGCTGTAGCTGTTGTCTTGCCACATGAGACAGACCTTCATGGAACCACTAGTCATGCTATTACGAGAGATATTATCAATCTTTATCAAAAGATGTATCCAATGAATCAGTGA
- a CDS encoding phosphoglycerate mutase — MVKLVFARHGESEWNKANLFTGWADVDLSEEGTQQAIDAGKLIKEADIKFDLAFTSVLTRAIKTTNLALEYSDQLWVPVEKSWRLNERHYGGLTGKNKAEAAEKFGDEQVHIWRRSYDVLPPAMAKDDPYSAHTDRRYANLDDTVIPDAENLKVTLERALPYWEDKIAPALKDGKNVFVGAHGNSIRALVKHIKQLSDDDIMGVEIPNFPPLVFEFDENLNVTAEYYLGK, encoded by the coding sequence ATGGTAAAATTAGTATTTGCTCGTCATGGTGAATCAGAATGGAACAAGGCTAACCTTTTTACTGGCTGGGCTGATGTTGACCTTTCAGAAGAAGGAACGCAACAAGCAATTGATGCCGGCAAACTCATTAAAGAAGCAGACATCAAATTTGACCTTGCTTTCACATCAGTTTTGACACGTGCAATCAAGACAACTAATTTGGCGCTTGAATATTCTGATCAACTTTGGGTACCAGTTGAAAAGTCATGGCGTTTGAATGAACGTCACTATGGTGGCTTGACTGGTAAAAATAAAGCTGAAGCTGCTGAAAAATTTGGAGACGAACAAGTTCACATTTGGCGTCGCTCATATGATGTATTGCCGCCAGCTATGGCCAAAGACGATCCATACTCAGCACACACTGACCGTCGTTATGCAAATCTTGATGATACTGTTATTCCAGATGCAGAAAACTTAAAAGTCACCTTAGAACGTGCTCTTCCATACTGGGAAGATAAAATTGCTCCAGCTCTTAAAGATGGAAAAAATGTATTTGTTGGAGCACATGGTAACTCTATCCGTGCTCTTGTAAAACATATCAAACAATTGTCAGATGATGACATTATGGGTGTTGAAATTCCAAACTTCCCACCATTAGTTTTTGAATTTGACGAAAATTTAAATGTCACTGCTGAATACTATCTTGGTAAATAA
- a CDS encoding dihydroorotate oxidase, whose translation MVSTHTTIGSFDFDNCLMNAAGVYCMTREELAAIDHSEAGSFVTKTGTLEERAGNPQPRYADTKLGSINSMGLPNLGINYYLDYVTELQKQPDSKNHFLSLVGMSPEETHTILKMVEASKYQGLVELNLSCPNVPGKPQIAYDFETTDQILSEVFTYFTKPLGIKLPPYFDIVHFDQAAAIFNKYPLTFVNCINSIGNGLVIEDETVVIKPKNGFGGIGGDYVKPTALANVHAFYKRLNPSIQIIGTGGVKTGRDAFEHILCGASMVQIGTALHQEGPQIFKRITKELKAIMTEKGYETLEDFRGKLNAMA comes from the coding sequence ATGGTTTCAACTCATACAACAATTGGCTCTTTTGACTTTGATAATTGTCTCATGAATGCTGCAGGGGTTTATTGCATGACACGTGAAGAATTAGCAGCTATTGATCATTCGGAAGCAGGTTCTTTTGTTACCAAGACTGGTACGCTAGAAGAACGTGCAGGAAACCCTCAACCCCGCTATGCTGACACAAAATTAGGCTCTATTAATTCAATGGGCCTGCCTAATCTAGGTATTAACTATTATTTAGACTATGTCACAGAATTGCAAAAACAGCCCGATAGCAAAAATCACTTTTTATCCCTAGTTGGCATGTCGCCAGAAGAAACCCATACCATTCTTAAGATGGTTGAAGCCAGCAAATATCAAGGTTTGGTGGAACTCAATCTTTCCTGTCCAAATGTTCCCGGTAAACCACAAATCGCCTATGATTTTGAAACAACGGACCAAATCCTTTCAGAAGTTTTCACTTACTTCACTAAACCACTAGGTATCAAGTTACCACCTTATTTTGACATTGTACACTTTGATCAAGCAGCTGCTATTTTCAATAAATACCCTCTGACATTTGTTAATTGTATTAATTCTATTGGAAACGGCTTAGTTATTGAAGATGAAACGGTCGTCATTAAACCAAAAAATGGCTTTGGAGGCATTGGTGGCGATTACGTCAAACCAACAGCGCTAGCCAATGTTCATGCTTTTTACAAGCGCCTCAACCCTTCCATCCAAATTATCGGAACCGGCGGTGTCAAAACAGGTCGCGATGCTTTCGAACATATTCTCTGTGGCGCCAGCATGGTTCAAATCGGGACAGCTCTTCATCAAGAAGGTCCTCAAATTTTCAAACGTATTACTAAAGAGTTAAAAGCCATCATGACGGAAAAAGGTTATGAAACCTTGGAAGACTTTCGTGGTAAGCTGAATGCTATGGCTTAA
- a CDS encoding Fur family transcriptional regulator, whose protein sequence is MGLHSHNNDPNKDVYDHVLTHLKEKHIRITKTREAVISYMINSRRHPSAEQIHKDLLPQYPSMSLATVYNNLKVLIDEGFVVELKLSNDNTAYFDFMGHQHLHVVCESCGKITDFVDTDISHIKQEAYKQTNYVITRAQLLIYGICPDCQSKKTKKAD, encoded by the coding sequence ATGGGACTGCATTCTCATAATAATGATCCGAATAAGGATGTTTATGATCATGTATTAACGCATTTAAAAGAAAAGCATATTCGTATTACTAAAACACGAGAAGCTGTTATTTCTTATATGATTAACTCCCGCCGTCATCCGAGTGCAGAACAAATTCATAAGGATCTTCTTCCTCAGTATCCAAGTATGAGTTTAGCAACGGTCTATAATAATTTGAAAGTCCTGATTGATGAAGGCTTTGTTGTTGAATTAAAGCTAAGCAATGATAATACAGCTTATTTTGATTTTATGGGGCATCAGCATTTGCATGTTGTTTGTGAGTCTTGTGGTAAGATTACTGATTTTGTAGACACTGATATTTCTCATATCAAGCAAGAAGCATATAAGCAGACAAATTATGTGATTACGAGAGCACAGCTTTTGATTTATGGTATTTGTCCAGACTGTCAAAGCAAGAAAACTAAAAAAGCCGATTAA
- a CDS encoding TetR/AcrR family transcriptional regulator → MARRKKEPARIHRKNISDAANTLFISKGITDTTMDNIAKLAGYSKATLYVYFENKEEIFFSLVYKHAKWLYETIEKIIQIQPSTQEEWQKNYLKICFALQKLCETYPIYFDGMIGHINVDMTSKETPQVYRDIYQLGLDINQLINTLIEDGVHLNYLQTELDFNQSTLFFWSALSGIIRMAENKKEYYRLLGLDNKTFLEEEFLTLLACYKKG, encoded by the coding sequence ATGGCGAGACGAAAAAAGGAACCTGCTCGTATTCATCGTAAAAATATTTCAGATGCTGCTAACACACTCTTTATCAGTAAAGGTATTACTGATACAACAATGGATAATATTGCTAAATTAGCTGGATATAGTAAAGCAACTTTATATGTTTATTTTGAAAATAAAGAAGAAATCTTTTTCTCATTAGTTTATAAACATGCCAAATGGCTTTACGAGACTATTGAAAAAATTATTCAGATTCAACCAAGCACTCAAGAAGAGTGGCAGAAAAATTATTTAAAAATTTGTTTTGCATTGCAAAAACTATGTGAAACCTATCCAATATATTTTGACGGAATGATTGGTCATATCAATGTTGATATGACCTCTAAAGAAACACCTCAAGTATATAGAGATATTTACCAATTAGGGTTAGATATAAATCAGTTAATTAACACACTTATTGAAGATGGTGTTCACTTAAACTATCTTCAGACAGAATTAGATTTTAACCAATCAACTCTTTTTTTCTGGAGTGCACTATCGGGTATCATTCGTATGGCAGAAAACAAAAAAGAATATTATCGCTTACTTGGTCTTGATAACAAAACCTTTTTAGAAGAAGAATTTCTAACTTTATTAGCATGTTACAAGAAAGGATAA
- a CDS encoding Acg family FMN-binding oxidoreductase has translation MKKKVIITTIAAFLFILFSVGAIIFTIGKTANTQTNIQLERTSSDIEHALYYASFAANSHNTQSWKVNLDPKQKRLGGFLNNKRSLNVVDPNNRELYISIGCYIQSLKKSFEAYGYNVSISNIAPSKENKYQVVLINYQKLKNNKINNKQLDIIQKRHTDKRKFQKKPINRTVVSSLIKKYDNVYYYAKGSKTFKYLQKGSLAAAAKQYKSQDFLKEQGKWLRFSNQEAKKKQDGISGDMLGLNPIIKTFYYLTSNHKNATSNNFVKQSKNTLINQVENCAGFFVITGEQNISKWIAVGEKSQAFWYDCVRNNIAVQPISAMIEIPSYNQKLQQNLGKSQPVQLILRVGYVNSYGKNVGPRRNLKDYITVKK, from the coding sequence ATGAAGAAAAAAGTTATTATTACAACAATAGCAGCCTTTTTATTTATTCTTTTTAGTGTAGGAGCCATTATTTTTACTATTGGAAAAACCGCTAATACCCAAACTAATATTCAATTAGAAAGAACTTCTTCAGACATCGAACACGCGTTATACTATGCTTCTTTCGCAGCTAATTCCCATAATACTCAGAGTTGGAAAGTTAATTTAGATCCTAAGCAAAAGAGATTAGGGGGTTTTCTAAATAATAAGCGTTCTTTAAATGTCGTTGACCCAAATAATCGAGAACTTTATATTTCAATTGGTTGTTATATTCAATCTCTAAAAAAATCATTCGAAGCTTATGGATATAATGTTAGCATTTCTAATATTGCTCCTTCTAAAGAAAACAAATATCAAGTTGTATTGATAAATTATCAAAAACTAAAAAATAATAAAATTAACAATAAACAATTGGATATCATCCAAAAACGTCATACTGATAAAAGAAAATTCCAGAAAAAACCAATTAATAGAACAGTCGTTTCAAGTTTAATTAAAAAATATGATAATGTTTACTACTATGCTAAGGGAAGTAAAACATTTAAATATCTACAAAAAGGGAGTCTCGCGGCGGCTGCTAAACAGTATAAAAGTCAAGATTTTTTAAAAGAACAGGGAAAATGGTTGCGTTTTTCTAATCAGGAAGCTAAGAAAAAACAAGATGGTATCTCTGGTGATATGTTAGGGTTAAATCCTATAATTAAAACCTTTTATTATCTAACAAGTAATCATAAGAATGCCACGAGTAATAATTTTGTCAAACAGAGTAAGAACACTTTAATTAATCAAGTAGAGAACTGCGCAGGTTTTTTTGTAATTACAGGTGAACAGAATATTTCTAAATGGATTGCTGTTGGTGAAAAATCGCAAGCTTTCTGGTATGATTGTGTTAGAAATAACATTGCAGTTCAACCGATTAGTGCCATGATTGAAATTCCCTCCTATAATCAAAAGTTGCAGCAGAATTTAGGTAAATCACAACCTGTTCAATTAATTTTACGAGTAGGTTATGTTAACAGTTATGGTAAAAATGTTGGTCCTCGTCGAAATTTAAAAGATTATATTACTGTGAAAAAATAA